In a genomic window of Geomonas ferrireducens:
- the rplP gene encoding 50S ribosomal protein L16, which produces MLMPKKVKHRKQMKGRMTGTPQRGVELAFGEFGLQATECGWLDSRQIEAARIAMTRYIKRGGKIWIRIFPDKPLTAKPAETRMGKGKGSPDSWVCVIKPGRVLYEMEGVSEEVAREAFRLAAHKLPVATKYITRAEINEG; this is translated from the coding sequence ATGTTAATGCCCAAGAAAGTTAAGCATAGAAAACAGATGAAGGGGCGCATGACCGGGACCCCGCAGCGCGGCGTTGAGCTTGCGTTCGGCGAGTTCGGTCTGCAGGCTACCGAGTGCGGCTGGCTGGATTCCCGCCAGATCGAAGCTGCCCGTATCGCCATGACCCGCTACATCAAGAGGGGTGGCAAGATCTGGATCCGTATCTTCCCGGACAAGCCGCTCACCGCGAAACCCGCCGAAACCCGTATGGGTAAGGGGAAAGGCTCCCCGGACTCGTGGGTCTGCGTCATCAAGCCCGGCCGTGTCCTCTACGAGATGGAGGGGGTCAGCGAGGAAGTGGCGCGCGAGGCATTCAGGCTTGCGGCGCACAAGCTCCCCGTAGCCACCAAGTACATTACGAGGGCGGAAATCAATGAAGGCTAA
- the rpsM gene encoding 30S ribosomal protein S13, translated as MARIAGVDLPRNKRIEIALTYIYGIGRSLSQEILTATGIDMNTRCDNLTEAEVSKIRDYIDKNVKVEGDLRRDISMSIKRLMDLGCYRGLRHRKGLPCRGQRTKTNARTRKGPARTVAGKKK; from the coding sequence TTGGCACGTATCGCAGGGGTAGATTTACCCAGAAATAAGAGAATAGAGATCGCACTCACCTACATCTACGGCATCGGTAGATCTCTTTCCCAGGAAATTCTCACCGCAACCGGTATCGACATGAATACCCGTTGTGACAACCTGACCGAGGCGGAAGTCTCCAAGATCAGGGATTACATCGACAAGAACGTGAAAGTCGAGGGCGACCTGCGCCGCGACATTTCCATGAGCATAAAGCGTCTGATGGATCTCGGCTGCTATCGCGGCCTCCGTCACAGGAAAGGTCTTCCCTGCCGCGGGCAGCGTACCAAGACCAATGCACGCACCAGGAAAGGGCCGGCTCGTACGGTCGCTGGCAAGAAGAAATAA
- the rpsK gene encoding 30S ribosomal protein S11: MASPAKKVVKKKKEKKNIPTGVAHIQATFNNTMITITDPVGNVVAWCTSGAKGFKGSRKSTPFAAQMAAEDAAKKAMEHGMRSIEVYVKGPGSGRESALRALQAAGFAVSFIRDVTPIPHNGCRPPKRRRV; this comes from the coding sequence ATGGCGAGCCCGGCGAAAAAGGTTGTTAAGAAGAAGAAAGAGAAAAAGAATATACCCACCGGCGTGGCCCACATACAGGCTACGTTCAACAATACCATGATCACCATCACCGACCCGGTCGGTAACGTGGTGGCCTGGTGCACCTCCGGGGCCAAAGGTTTCAAAGGCTCCAGGAAGAGCACCCCGTTCGCAGCCCAGATGGCGGCTGAGGACGCTGCTAAGAAGGCCATGGAGCACGGCATGCGCTCCATCGAGGTGTACGTGAAGGGCCCCGGTTCCGGCCGCGAGTCCGCGCTGCGCGCGCTGCAGGCTGCCGGCTTCGCCGTCAGCTTCATCCGCGACGTAACGCCGATTCCGCACAACGGCTGCCGTCCCCCGAAGAGAAGAAGGGTCTAG
- the rpmD gene encoding 50S ribosomal protein L30, translating to MSELKVTLVKSAIGQSEKMKGRLLGMGLTKREKTVVLKDTPEIRGMIAKVAHLVRVEE from the coding sequence ATGTCTGAACTGAAGGTTACGCTCGTCAAGAGCGCCATCGGTCAATCCGAGAAAATGAAGGGCCGCCTGCTCGGCATGGGGCTCACCAAGCGTGAGAAGACCGTGGTCCTGAAGGATACCCCGGAGATCCGTGGGATGATCGCCAAGGTCGCCCACCTGGTACGCGTCGAAGAGTAA
- the rplR gene encoding 50S ribosomal protein L18: MSSLAQKQVARLKRQTRVRKKITGSPERPRLNVFKSARHIYAQLIDDTTGATLASASTLVGEVAEGLSYTGNTEAASKVGAAIAKKALEKDIKAVVFDRNGFLYHGRIKALAEAARENGLSF; this comes from the coding sequence TTGAGTTCTTTAGCCCAAAAACAGGTAGCTCGCCTGAAAAGACAGACCAGGGTCAGGAAGAAAATCACCGGTTCGCCGGAGCGTCCGAGACTGAACGTCTTCAAGAGTGCACGTCACATATACGCCCAGCTGATCGACGACACCACCGGCGCGACGCTCGCCTCCGCCTCCACCCTGGTGGGCGAGGTAGCCGAAGGGCTTTCGTACACCGGCAACACCGAGGCCGCCAGCAAGGTTGGCGCCGCCATCGCCAAGAAGGCTCTCGAGAAGGACATCAAAGCGGTCGTCTTCGACCGTAACGGTTTCCTTTACCATGGTAGGATCAAAGCTCTGGCTGAGGCCGCACGCGAAAACGGTCTGTCCTTCTAG
- a CDS encoding adenylate kinase: MNLILLGPPGVGKGTQAKLLIDRFGIPQISTGDILRAAVKDLTPMGVKAKGFMDAGALVPDEVVIGIVEERLAQPDCQKGFILDGFPRTVPQADALGKVLSGMGKQIDHVVSLSVDKDELLKRLTGRRACSKCGAGYHVDFAPSKVAGVCDACGGDLFQREDDKEATILNRLAVYEAQTAPLISYYGAAGVLRSVDGLGTVEGVQAEILAVLQGAR, translated from the coding sequence ATGAACCTCATCCTCCTTGGACCCCCGGGCGTAGGCAAGGGGACCCAGGCGAAACTCCTCATAGACAGGTTCGGCATCCCGCAGATATCCACCGGCGATATACTGCGGGCTGCCGTTAAGGACCTCACCCCGATGGGTGTGAAGGCCAAGGGCTTCATGGATGCGGGTGCTCTGGTTCCCGACGAGGTCGTGATCGGCATCGTCGAGGAGCGTCTCGCGCAGCCGGACTGCCAGAAAGGTTTCATCCTCGACGGCTTTCCGCGCACCGTGCCCCAGGCCGACGCTCTCGGCAAGGTTCTCTCCGGCATGGGCAAGCAGATCGACCACGTCGTCTCGCTTTCCGTGGACAAGGATGAGCTCCTGAAGCGCCTCACCGGCAGGCGCGCCTGCTCCAAGTGCGGCGCCGGCTACCACGTCGACTTCGCCCCTTCCAAGGTTGCCGGGGTCTGCGACGCATGTGGTGGAGATCTCTTCCAGCGCGAGGACGACAAAGAGGCGACCATTCTGAACCGTCTCGCCGTTTACGAGGCGCAGACCGCTCCGCTCATCTCTTACTACGGTGCTGCGGGCGTCCTTCGCTCGGTCGACGGTCTTGGGACCGTCGAGGGTGTTCAGGCGGAGATCCTCGCGGTACTGCAGGGCGCACGGTGA
- the rpsE gene encoding 30S ribosomal protein S5 translates to MLKINASEMNLTDRVVHISRVAKVVKGGRRFSFSALVVVGDGNGVVGYGLGKANEVPEAIRKGVEQAKKNLIKVPIVAGQTIPFEVLGHFGAGKVLMMPASPGTGVIAGGAARAVFESAGLHNILAKCLGSNNPHNVVKAAFAGLGMLKTAEELMARRGITE, encoded by the coding sequence TTGCTTAAGATCAATGCCAGTGAAATGAATCTTACCGATAGGGTTGTCCATATCAGCCGCGTTGCCAAGGTCGTCAAGGGTGGCCGCAGGTTCAGCTTCTCCGCCCTCGTGGTGGTAGGCGACGGCAACGGCGTGGTAGGCTACGGCCTGGGCAAGGCCAACGAGGTGCCCGAGGCGATCCGCAAGGGCGTCGAGCAGGCCAAGAAGAACCTGATCAAGGTCCCCATCGTGGCCGGCCAGACCATCCCCTTCGAGGTGCTCGGTCACTTCGGCGCCGGGAAGGTGCTCATGATGCCCGCATCCCCGGGTACCGGCGTCATCGCCGGCGGTGCTGCCCGCGCGGTCTTCGAGTCCGCAGGTCTGCACAACATCCTCGCCAAGTGCCTGGGCTCCAACAACCCGCACAACGTGGTCAAGGCTGCCTTCGCAGGTCTGGGCATGCTGAAGACCGCGGAAGAGCTGATGGCGCGCCGCGGCATCACCGAATAG
- the rpsQ gene encoding 30S ribosomal protein S17: MSERGNRKTQIGVVVSDKMDKTAVVKVDRLVKHPVYNKYIKRSAKYKAHDIDNSAKIGDRVVIVETRPLSKDKRWKIRQIIESKA, from the coding sequence ATGAGCGAAAGAGGCAACAGGAAAACTCAGATCGGCGTGGTCGTCTCGGACAAAATGGACAAGACCGCAGTGGTCAAGGTCGACCGTCTGGTGAAGCACCCCGTCTACAACAAGTACATCAAGCGCTCCGCCAAGTACAAGGCGCACGATATCGACAACTCCGCCAAGATCGGCGACCGTGTCGTGATCGTGGAAACCCGTCCGCTTTCCAAGGACAAGCGCTGGAAGATCAGACAGATTATCGAGTCCAAGGCTTAA
- the rplE gene encoding 50S ribosomal protein L5 — translation MARLAELYNKEMVPQLMKDHNYNNIMEVPKLVKIVLNMGLGEAIQNVKILDSAADELAAIAGQKPVITKAKKSIAGFKLRQGMPIGCAVTLRREKMYEFLDRLVSVSLPRVRDFKGISGKGFDGKGNYSLGIKEHLIFPEIDYDKVDKIKGLNITIVTTAKTDAEGKALLKLMGLPFRN, via the coding sequence ATGGCACGGCTGGCTGAGCTTTACAATAAAGAGATGGTCCCGCAACTGATGAAGGACCATAACTACAATAACATCATGGAAGTCCCCAAGCTCGTGAAGATCGTCCTGAACATGGGCCTCGGCGAGGCGATCCAGAACGTGAAGATTCTGGACTCCGCAGCTGACGAGCTGGCGGCCATCGCCGGCCAGAAGCCCGTGATCACGAAGGCGAAGAAGTCCATCGCGGGCTTCAAGCTCCGTCAGGGCATGCCGATCGGCTGCGCCGTGACGCTGCGCCGCGAGAAGATGTACGAGTTCCTCGACCGCCTGGTAAGCGTTTCGCTGCCGCGCGTACGTGACTTCAAGGGGATCTCCGGCAAGGGCTTCGACGGCAAGGGTAACTACTCCCTTGGCATCAAGGAGCATTTGATCTTCCCCGAGATCGATTACGACAAGGTCGACAAGATCAAGGGTCTCAACATCACGATCGTGACCACGGCAAAGACCGACGCTGAGGGCAAGGCGCTTCTCAAGCTCATGGGCCTGCCGTTCAGGAACTAA
- the rpsH gene encoding 30S ribosomal protein S8: MCMTDPVADMLTRIRNAGMAKHQKVDIPSSNLKVSLATVLRAEGFIKNFKVIADSKQGILRIYLKFIDEKEPVINEIKRISKPGGRVYVHSDKIKQVKNGLGVAILSTSKGLVTDKTARELNIGGEILCTVW, encoded by the coding sequence ATGTGCATGACAGATCCAGTTGCCGACATGCTGACCAGAATCAGGAACGCTGGTATGGCAAAACACCAGAAAGTTGACATCCCTTCGTCGAACCTCAAGGTGAGCCTCGCCACGGTGCTTCGCGCCGAGGGGTTCATCAAGAATTTCAAGGTTATCGCCGACAGCAAGCAGGGGATTCTGCGTATATACCTCAAGTTCATCGATGAGAAGGAACCGGTCATCAATGAGATCAAGAGGATCAGCAAGCCCGGCGGCAGGGTCTATGTCCACTCCGACAAGATCAAGCAGGTGAAAAACGGACTGGGCGTTGCCATCCTTTCGACTTCCAAAGGACTGGTAACCGACAAGACCGCTCGCGAGCTGAACATCGGCGGCGAGATCCTTTGCACGGTCTGGTAG
- a CDS encoding DNA-directed RNA polymerase subunit alpha: MYRNWRDLIRPKKLQVETESLTNTYGKFYAEPFERGFGTTLGTGLRRVLISSLQGAAIVSVKAKGVLHEFSAVPGVTEDMTDIILNLKGVRLKVHGNESRMIRIVQKGEGVVKAKDIITDNNVEILNPEHHIATCSKDANLEMDLMVKVGKGYVPADRNRDEKAPVGTIPIDAIFSPIHKVNFTITNARVGQITDYDKLTIEVWTDGSVKPQDAVAYASKILKDQLSIFINFDEDVEPQEEAEPEEERERFNENLYRSVDELELSVRSANCLKNAGIKLIGELVSRTEAEMLKTQNFGRKSLNEIKDILVDMGLTLGMKLENFPDPEIMRRLRGEQKEE; encoded by the coding sequence ATGTATAGAAATTGGCGCGATCTGATCAGGCCGAAGAAGCTTCAGGTTGAGACAGAATCGCTGACTAATACATACGGCAAGTTCTACGCCGAGCCTTTCGAAAGGGGGTTCGGTACCACCCTCGGAACGGGGCTGCGTAGGGTCCTCATCTCCAGCCTGCAGGGGGCGGCCATCGTCTCCGTAAAGGCAAAGGGCGTGCTGCACGAATTCTCCGCTGTCCCGGGTGTTACCGAGGACATGACGGACATCATCCTCAACCTGAAAGGGGTGCGCCTCAAGGTGCACGGCAACGAGTCCCGGATGATCCGGATCGTGCAGAAGGGTGAAGGGGTGGTCAAGGCGAAGGATATCATCACCGACAACAACGTCGAGATCCTAAACCCGGAACATCACATTGCAACCTGCTCCAAGGACGCCAACCTGGAGATGGACCTCATGGTGAAAGTCGGCAAGGGTTATGTCCCGGCTGACCGCAACCGTGACGAGAAGGCACCGGTTGGAACTATTCCGATCGACGCGATCTTCTCCCCGATTCACAAGGTGAACTTCACCATCACCAACGCTCGCGTGGGTCAGATCACCGACTACGACAAGCTTACTATCGAAGTCTGGACCGATGGCAGCGTGAAACCGCAAGACGCGGTTGCCTACGCTTCCAAGATCCTCAAGGACCAGCTCTCCATCTTCATCAACTTCGATGAGGACGTGGAGCCCCAGGAGGAGGCGGAGCCGGAAGAGGAGCGCGAGCGCTTCAACGAGAACCTCTATCGCTCGGTCGACGAGCTTGAGCTCTCGGTTCGCTCCGCGAACTGCCTTAAGAACGCTGGCATCAAGCTGATCGGCGAACTGGTCTCCAGGACCGAGGCCGAGATGCTGAAGACCCAGAACTTCGGCAGGAAATCGCTGAACGAAATCAAGGACATCCTCGTAGACATGGGTCTCACCCTCGGCATGAAACTGGAAAACTTCCCGGATCCCGAGATCATGAGGCGCCTGCGCGGGGAACAGAAAGAAGAATAG
- the rplF gene encoding 50S ribosomal protein L6 codes for MSRIGKLPIAIPAGVKVIYNAPEIKVEGPKGKLARVLGDGVTIDVTDKAVTVTRNDDTIKSRSAHGLTRTLINNMVLGVSKGFETLLEINGVGYRAEVKGNVLNLALGYSHPINFELPAGISVEVEKMTKVKVMGIDKELVGQIAAKIRDFRGPEPYKGKGIKYADETILRKAGKTGKK; via the coding sequence ATGTCTAGAATAGGAAAACTTCCCATCGCGATCCCTGCGGGGGTGAAAGTCATATACAACGCGCCGGAGATCAAGGTAGAGGGCCCGAAAGGGAAACTCGCCCGCGTGCTCGGCGACGGCGTCACCATCGACGTGACCGACAAGGCCGTCACCGTTACGCGCAACGACGACACCATCAAGTCCCGTTCGGCTCACGGTCTGACCAGGACCCTGATCAACAACATGGTGCTCGGCGTCTCCAAGGGCTTCGAGACCCTGCTCGAGATCAACGGCGTCGGTTACCGTGCCGAAGTGAAGGGGAACGTGCTGAACCTGGCTCTTGGCTACTCGCATCCGATCAACTTCGAACTCCCGGCCGGGATCAGCGTCGAAGTGGAGAAGATGACCAAGGTCAAGGTGATGGGGATCGACAAGGAACTCGTCGGTCAGATCGCCGCCAAGATTCGCGACTTCCGCGGTCCCGAGCCCTACAAGGGCAAGGGCATCAAGTACGCTGACGAAACCATTCTCAGAAAAGCCGGCAAAACCGGTAAAAAATAG
- the rpmJ gene encoding 50S ribosomal protein L36, with amino-acid sequence MKVRASVKKICVKCKIVKRKGIVRVICETPKHSQRQG; translated from the coding sequence ATGAAGGTTCGGGCATCGGTCAAGAAGATCTGTGTAAAGTGCAAGATTGTCAAGCGCAAGGGCATAGTCCGCGTTATCTGCGAGACCCCCAAGCATTCACAGAGACAGGGTTAA
- a CDS encoding type Z 30S ribosomal protein S14 has protein sequence MAKTSMIIKASRAKYKVRERSRCAVCGRPRAYYRKFDMCRICLRKFANSGQIPGVIKSSW, from the coding sequence GTGGCTAAGACATCAATGATCATAAAAGCTTCGAGGGCCAAGTACAAGGTGCGCGAGCGTAGTCGCTGCGCCGTCTGCGGCCGCCCGAGAGCTTACTACCGGAAATTTGACATGTGCAGGATCTGCTTGAGGAAGTTCGCGAACTCCGGCCAGATTCCCGGTGTTATCAAGTCCAGTTGGTAA
- the rplN gene encoding 50S ribosomal protein L14, translating to MIQMQTILDVADNSGAKKLFCIKVLGGSKRRYAGIGDIIVASVKEALPNSKVKKGDVVKAVVVRTAKAVGRPDGSYIRFDTNSGVVINNAKEPVGTRIFGPVARELRAKKFMKIISLAPEVL from the coding sequence ATGATTCAGATGCAGACAATATTGGACGTGGCGGACAACTCCGGCGCGAAGAAGCTCTTTTGCATTAAAGTGCTCGGCGGATCCAAGCGCCGTTACGCCGGGATTGGCGACATCATCGTCGCTTCCGTCAAGGAAGCTCTCCCCAATTCGAAGGTGAAAAAGGGCGACGTTGTGAAGGCTGTCGTGGTGCGTACCGCCAAGGCCGTTGGGCGCCCGGACGGCTCCTACATCCGTTTCGACACCAACTCCGGCGTGGTCATCAACAATGCCAAGGAGCCTGTCGGCACTCGTATCTTCGGGCCGGTCGCCAGGGAACTTCGCGCCAAGAAGTTCATGAAGATCATATCCCTCGCCCCCGAGGTACTTTAA
- the map gene encoding type I methionyl aminopeptidase encodes MIVLKSRAEIEKMAAAGKMVAEILAGLKEMVAPGVTLAQLDAYAERETLKRKAKPAFKGYSGFPFSLCCSVNEQVVHGFATQRTLVSGDIVSLDFGVLYNGFYGDSAITVPVGEISEVAARLIKATEESLYRGIDMADTAHRLSDIAHAVQSWVEPRGFSVVRDFVGHGIGKELHEGPQIPNFGQPGKGPKLKSGMVLAIEPMINEKGYEVRVLEDGWTAVTADGGLSAHFEHTVAITDNGPQILTKI; translated from the coding sequence GTGATAGTACTCAAATCCAGGGCCGAAATCGAGAAGATGGCCGCCGCAGGCAAGATGGTGGCGGAGATTCTGGCCGGCCTTAAGGAAATGGTGGCACCGGGCGTCACCCTGGCCCAACTTGACGCTTACGCGGAGAGGGAAACGCTGAAGAGGAAGGCGAAGCCAGCCTTCAAGGGTTACAGCGGTTTCCCCTTTTCGCTTTGTTGCTCCGTGAATGAGCAGGTGGTACACGGCTTCGCCACGCAGCGCACCCTGGTCTCCGGGGATATCGTAAGCCTCGATTTCGGGGTGCTCTACAACGGCTTCTACGGTGACTCGGCCATCACGGTCCCCGTGGGTGAAATCTCCGAGGTTGCCGCAAGGCTGATCAAGGCCACCGAAGAGTCGCTCTACCGCGGCATCGATATGGCCGATACGGCGCACCGGCTCTCGGACATCGCCCATGCGGTGCAATCCTGGGTCGAGCCGCGGGGCTTCTCGGTTGTTCGGGACTTCGTCGGCCACGGTATCGGGAAGGAGCTGCACGAGGGACCTCAGATACCCAACTTCGGTCAGCCGGGGAAGGGGCCCAAGCTGAAAAGCGGCATGGTCCTGGCCATCGAGCCGATGATCAACGAGAAGGGGTATGAGGTGAGGGTGCTGGAGGATGGCTGGACCGCGGTGACCGCCGACGGAGGCCTCTCGGCTCACTTCGAGCACACGGTGGCAATTACGGACAACGGTCCGCAGATACTTACGAAAATCTAG
- the rpsD gene encoding 30S ribosomal protein S4 codes for MARYTGPSCRLCRREGSELFLKGERCYTDKCAIKRRSYPPGQHGQGRIKVSDYGVQLREKQKVRRIYGILENQFRGYFETADRMKGVTGENLLFLLERRLDNVVYRLGFATSRDEARQLVRHSHFTLNGRKANIPSIQVKSGDVIQLREKSRKITVINESLEGVVRRGIPQWLELDKDAFKGTIKALPVREDITMPIQEQLIVELYSK; via the coding sequence TTGGCTAGGTATACAGGGCCCTCATGCAGGTTGTGCAGGCGCGAAGGATCGGAACTTTTTCTGAAGGGTGAGCGTTGCTACACCGACAAGTGCGCCATCAAGAGAAGGAGCTATCCCCCGGGGCAGCACGGTCAGGGTCGCATCAAAGTTTCCGACTACGGTGTTCAGCTGCGCGAAAAACAGAAGGTGCGTCGTATCTACGGCATCCTCGAGAACCAGTTCCGCGGGTACTTCGAGACCGCAGACCGGATGAAGGGCGTGACCGGCGAAAACCTCCTTTTCCTTCTGGAGAGAAGGCTCGACAACGTCGTCTACCGTCTCGGCTTCGCCACCTCCCGTGACGAGGCGCGCCAGCTGGTGCGTCACAGCCACTTCACCCTGAACGGGCGCAAAGCTAACATCCCGTCCATCCAGGTGAAATCCGGCGACGTGATTCAGCTCCGCGAGAAGAGCCGCAAGATCACGGTGATCAACGAGTCCCTCGAAGGCGTAGTGCGCAGGGGCATCCCGCAGTGGCTCGAGCTTGACAAGGATGCCTTCAAAGGCACCATCAAGGCTCTGCCGGTCCGCGAGGACATCACCATGCCGATTCAGGAGCAGTTGATCGTCGAACTCTACTCCAAGTAA
- the rplX gene encoding 50S ribosomal protein L24: MLGKKLHVKKNDTVVITAGKDRSKSGKVISIAPKKDGVIVEGINVVKRHVKPRGSEQGGILEKEAPVHISNVMLLCPKCNKAVRTRTTVLEDGKKARCCVKCGESFDK; encoded by the coding sequence ATGCTGGGCAAAAAATTACATGTAAAGAAAAACGATACCGTCGTGATCACTGCGGGCAAGGATCGTTCCAAGAGCGGCAAGGTGATCTCCATCGCGCCCAAGAAGGACGGCGTGATTGTCGAGGGGATCAACGTGGTGAAGCGCCACGTGAAGCCGCGCGGTTCCGAGCAGGGGGGGATCCTCGAGAAAGAGGCTCCGGTGCACATCTCCAATGTGATGCTGCTCTGCCCGAAGTGCAACAAGGCGGTAAGGACCAGGACCACCGTTCTGGAAGATGGTAAAAAGGCGCGCTGCTGTGTCAAATGCGGCGAGTCCTTTGATAAATAG
- the rplO gene encoding 50S ribosomal protein L15, with the protein MQLNTIKPAIGSTKNRKRIGRGIGSGHGKTATKGHKGQKARSGGSVKPGFEGGQMPMHRRLPKRGFTPLTKKVYALVNLCQLEIFEAGSVVDAEALQKSGIINEICDGIKVLATGDLTRALTIKAHKFSASAREKITAAGGTVEEI; encoded by the coding sequence ATGCAATTGAATACCATCAAACCGGCCATCGGGTCGACCAAGAATAGAAAGCGCATCGGTAGGGGCATCGGCTCCGGCCACGGCAAGACCGCGACCAAGGGTCATAAGGGGCAGAAGGCTCGCTCCGGCGGCTCCGTTAAGCCCGGCTTCGAGGGCGGCCAGATGCCGATGCACAGAAGGCTCCCCAAGCGCGGCTTCACTCCGCTCACCAAGAAGGTCTACGCACTGGTCAACCTCTGCCAGCTCGAGATTTTCGAGGCGGGCAGCGTGGTGGACGCCGAGGCGCTTCAGAAGAGCGGCATCATCAACGAGATCTGCGACGGCATCAAGGTGCTCGCAACCGGTGACCTGACCCGCGCTCTGACCATCAAGGCTCACAAATTCAGCGCATCTGCACGCGAAAAAATCACTGCGGCAGGCGGTACCGTCGAGGAGATCTAG
- the rpmC gene encoding 50S ribosomal protein L29, with protein sequence MKANELKNATAAELETKSAELTKELFNVKFQLHTGRLENTAKLSNVRKDIARVKTILREKRG encoded by the coding sequence ATGAAGGCTAACGAACTGAAAAACGCGACGGCAGCAGAACTCGAGACCAAGAGCGCCGAGCTTACCAAAGAACTCTTCAACGTGAAGTTTCAGCTTCACACCGGGCGTCTGGAAAACACCGCCAAGCTGTCCAACGTAAGGAAGGACATCGCCCGCGTGAAGACCATACTCCGCGAAAAGAGAGGCTAA
- the secY gene encoding preprotein translocase subunit SecY, which yields MIEAFQNIFKIPELKKKVLFSLMMLAVYRVGCHIPTPGIDAMALAQFFKAAQGTLLGMFDMFSGGALEKLTVFALGIMPYISSSIIFQLLTVVVPAIEKLSKEGDAGRKKIIQYTRYGTVVLSVVQSFGISIGLEAMRGPAGELVVPNPGWSFRLMTVITLTAGTAFIMWMGEQMSEKGIGNGISLIIFAGIVARIPNAIGNSFRLIKTGELSLFVLILVIAVMFLVIAAVVFMERGQRRIPIHYAKRVVGLKTVGAQSSHLPLKVNMAGVIPPIFASSIIMFPATVGNFIDVPWVQAASKQLAPGKLLYEILFVAFIVFFCYFYTAVTFNPVDVADNVKKQGGYVPGIRPGKETSDFLDAVLTKLTFAGAIYISAVCVLPSILIGKFNLPFYFGGTSLLIAVGVGMDTLSQIEAHLITRSYEGFMKGVRIQGRK from the coding sequence TTGATAGAAGCCTTCCAGAACATTTTCAAGATCCCCGAGCTTAAGAAGAAGGTTTTGTTTTCCCTGATGATGCTGGCTGTCTACCGGGTAGGGTGTCACATCCCTACTCCGGGGATTGACGCCATGGCGCTCGCGCAGTTCTTCAAGGCTGCGCAGGGCACGTTGCTCGGTATGTTCGACATGTTTTCTGGCGGGGCTCTCGAGAAGCTGACCGTATTTGCCCTCGGCATCATGCCGTACATCTCCTCCTCCATCATCTTCCAGCTTCTCACCGTCGTCGTTCCGGCCATCGAGAAGCTCTCGAAGGAAGGGGACGCCGGCAGGAAGAAGATCATCCAGTACACCCGTTACGGCACCGTGGTGCTGTCGGTGGTGCAGTCCTTCGGTATCTCCATCGGCCTTGAGGCGATGCGCGGTCCGGCGGGCGAACTGGTTGTCCCCAATCCGGGGTGGTCCTTCCGCCTGATGACCGTGATCACGCTGACCGCAGGCACCGCCTTCATCATGTGGATGGGCGAGCAGATGTCAGAGAAGGGGATCGGCAACGGTATCTCCCTGATCATCTTCGCTGGCATCGTCGCGCGCATCCCGAATGCCATCGGCAACAGCTTCCGCCTGATCAAGACCGGCGAGCTTTCCCTGTTCGTGCTGATCCTCGTGATCGCCGTGATGTTCCTGGTCATCGCAGCCGTCGTCTTCATGGAGCGCGGCCAGCGCAGGATACCGATTCACTACGCGAAGCGCGTGGTCGGATTGAAGACGGTCGGCGCCCAGAGCTCGCATCTGCCGCTCAAGGTGAACATGGCCGGCGTCATCCCGCCTATCTTCGCATCGTCGATCATCATGTTCCCGGCAACGGTGGGTAACTTCATCGATGTCCCCTGGGTGCAGGCTGCTTCCAAGCAACTGGCCCCCGGAAAGTTGCTCTACGAGATTTTATTTGTTGCCTTTATCGTCTTTTTTTGCTATTTCTACACGGCTGTGACTTTCAACCCGGTTGATGTCGCCGACAACGTCAAGAAACAGGGTGGTTATGTGCCCGGGATCCGTCCCGGCAAAGAGACCTCTGACTTCCTCGACGCGGTGCTCACCAAGCTGACCTTTGCGGGTGCGATTTACATCTCCGCAGTCTGTGTGCTCCCTTCGATCCTGATCGGGAAATTCAACCTTCCCTTCTATTTCGGCGGCACCTCGCTGCTGATCGCGGTCGGTGTCGGTATGGACACCCTGTCCCAGATCGAGGCGCACCTCATCACGCGCAGCTACGAAGGGTTCATGAAAGGTGTTCGCATTCAGGGTAGAAAATAG